Proteins co-encoded in one Ponticoccus alexandrii genomic window:
- a CDS encoding ABC transporter permease produces MATYDGLFDTLGLRDWCGTQNSVGPMSMADLLAQSSGADADTSLRDVPFPSLDALHEACAAVPQSRDLTLGLETGFLGIRDALRVVVDPLTQPLSWALETMLWVMTETPWWAMIPILLLITWVVGRSWKVVGFVALVLAGLAFVDHYEVAMQTLAIIFVCAFICVLLGVPIGIAMSRSDRLQSMLTPVLDMLQTLPPFVYLIPLIFLFSVTEPKLYGIAVILYAIVPVVRLTNLGIRLVNPDVIEAADAFGMTKSQKLFGVQIPLALPNIMAGVNQTIMMSLAMVVIASMVSAPGLGILVLRGIRNLELGVGLIAGLGIVVLAIALDRVTKASLARIDASQTSR; encoded by the coding sequence ATGGCAACCTATGATGGTCTCTTCGATACCCTTGGCCTGAGGGATTGGTGCGGTACGCAGAACTCGGTCGGACCGATGTCAATGGCCGACCTGCTGGCCCAGTCAAGCGGCGCCGATGCCGACACCTCGTTGCGGGATGTTCCATTTCCCTCGCTCGATGCCCTGCACGAGGCCTGCGCGGCCGTTCCGCAGTCGCGCGATCTGACGCTTGGGCTGGAAACCGGCTTTCTCGGCATTCGCGATGCGCTGCGCGTGGTCGTCGACCCGCTGACGCAACCGCTGAGCTGGGCCCTTGAGACCATGCTTTGGGTGATGACCGAAACGCCCTGGTGGGCCATGATTCCGATACTTCTGCTGATCACCTGGGTGGTGGGCCGGTCATGGAAGGTCGTGGGCTTTGTGGCGCTGGTGCTTGCGGGCCTCGCCTTCGTCGACCACTACGAGGTCGCGATGCAGACCCTCGCGATCATCTTCGTCTGCGCCTTCATATGCGTATTGCTCGGGGTACCCATAGGGATCGCCATGTCACGCAGCGATCGCCTGCAGAGCATGCTGACACCGGTACTGGATATGCTGCAAACTCTGCCGCCATTCGTTTACCTGATCCCGCTGATCTTCCTGTTCTCGGTGACTGAGCCCAAGCTTTATGGGATCGCCGTCATCCTTTACGCGATCGTGCCGGTGGTGCGCCTGACCAACCTCGGCATCCGGCTTGTCAATCCGGACGTGATCGAGGCTGCCGACGCCTTTGGCATGACCAAAAGCCAGAAGCTGTTCGGCGTGCAGATCCCGCTGGCACTGCCCAACATCATGGCGGGCGTGAACCAGACGATCATGATGAGCCTTGCGATGGTGGTCATCGCCTCGATGGTCTCGGCCCCGGGCCTTGGCATCCTGGTGCTGCGCGGCATCCGCAACCTTGAACTGGGAGTCGGCCTCATCGCCGGTCTTGGCATCGTGGTTCTGGCCATTGCGCTCGACCGCGTGACCAAAGCCTCGCTCGCACGCATCGATGCCAGCCAGACCAGCCGCTAA
- a CDS encoding ETC complex I subunit, giving the protein MPARIYKPARTAMSSGQGKTKHWILEYTPASARSVDPLMGWTSSDDTQAQVRLRFDSREAALAYAKDNGIDAQVLEPKTRKPNIRARGYAENFAVDRRSVWTH; this is encoded by the coding sequence TTGCCAGCACGCATCTACAAGCCAGCCCGCACCGCCATGTCATCCGGTCAGGGCAAGACGAAGCACTGGATCTTGGAATACACGCCCGCCAGCGCACGGTCGGTCGACCCGCTGATGGGCTGGACCTCGTCCGACGACACGCAGGCCCAGGTTCGGCTGCGCTTCGACAGCCGCGAGGCGGCGCTGGCCTATGCCAAGGACAACGGCATCGACGCGCAGGTGCTGGAGCCGAAGACCCGAAAGCCCAACATCCGTGCTCGCGGCTACGCCGAGAATTTCGCCGTGGACCGGCGCTCTGTCTGGACCCACTGA
- a CDS encoding quaternary amine ABC transporter ATP-binding protein: MTNKNVKVSIRNLYKIFGRDPKGALAKVREGMTKAELLDQTSHVLGLQNINVDMKEGEITVIMGLSGSGKSTLIRHLNRLIEPTDGEVLVNGEDILSWNDAQMRTLRRESMSMVFQNFALLPHRTVLENAGMALATRGKARRDYENEANKWLDRVGLAGQGEQYPHQLSGGMQQRVGIARALTSNSDIMLMDEAFSALDPLIRTDMQNLLLELQDELQKTIVFITHDLDEALKLADHLVILKDGAVVQQGQPQDILLNPADPYIEEFVADINRARVLRVRSVMSDRKPDAPIDGEVAPGDNLESIIALAEGNLDRAFDVKNDGKTLGYIDMKSVVQALVPRRVEAAD, encoded by the coding sequence ATGACCAATAAGAACGTGAAAGTCTCGATCAGGAACCTTTACAAGATCTTCGGCAGGGACCCCAAAGGGGCCCTCGCCAAGGTCCGCGAGGGGATGACCAAGGCCGAGCTGCTGGACCAGACGAGCCATGTGCTGGGCCTGCAGAACATCAACGTCGACATGAAAGAAGGCGAGATCACCGTCATCATGGGGCTTTCGGGCTCGGGAAAATCGACGCTGATCCGCCACCTCAACCGGCTGATCGAACCCACAGACGGTGAGGTGCTGGTCAACGGCGAGGACATCCTGTCGTGGAACGATGCGCAGATGCGCACCCTGCGCCGCGAATCCATGTCGATGGTGTTCCAGAACTTCGCCCTTCTGCCGCATCGAACCGTTTTGGAGAATGCGGGCATGGCGCTGGCCACACGCGGGAAGGCGCGCCGCGACTATGAGAACGAGGCCAACAAGTGGCTCGACCGGGTCGGACTTGCCGGTCAGGGCGAGCAGTATCCCCACCAGCTCTCGGGCGGCATGCAGCAGCGGGTCGGCATTGCGCGGGCTCTGACGTCAAACTCGGACATCATGTTGATGGACGAGGCGTTTTCCGCCTTGGATCCGCTGATCCGAACGGACATGCAGAACCTGTTGCTCGAGCTTCAGGACGAACTGCAAAAGACGATCGTCTTCATCACCCACGATCTGGATGAAGCGCTGAAGCTTGCCGATCACCTGGTGATCCTGAAAGACGGCGCGGTGGTGCAGCAGGGGCAGCCGCAAGACATCTTGCTGAACCCTGCGGACCCCTACATCGAAGAATTCGTCGCCGACATCAATCGCGCGCGGGTGTTGCGCGTCCGTTCGGTGATGTCGGATCGAAAGCCGGACGCTCCGATCGACGGAGAGGTCGCTCCGGGCGACAACCTGGAAAGCATCATCGCGCTGGCCGAGGGCAATCTGGACCGCGCCTTCGACGTAAAGAACGATGGCAAGACATTGGGTTACATCGACATGAAATCCGTCGTGCAGGCCCTGGTGCCGCGGCGCGTTGAAGCGGCAGACTGA
- a CDS encoding DUF1007 family protein, with the protein MMRLAPLALLLLPSTGLAHPHIFVDASAGLRFDDAGRLEALRIVWLYDGMTTLNLYVQLGLDEDGDGALNEIDLARVAHGETDWPPEYEGDTYLLQGNAKVPLGRPENGTARMIGDRVEVTFDLPLAEPLAVTDGAVLKLYDPTYFYAYSVETVLEPSSLPADCDLSVVPFEPDAADAEAQRQLAALSAEEVPDDPQIGERFADEVRLTCG; encoded by the coding sequence ATGATGCGTCTTGCCCCCCTTGCCCTTCTGTTGCTGCCCAGCACCGGCCTCGCCCACCCGCATATCTTCGTCGATGCCTCCGCCGGGTTGCGCTTCGATGACGCCGGACGGCTGGAGGCGCTGCGCATCGTCTGGCTTTACGACGGCATGACGACGCTGAACCTTTATGTGCAGCTGGGCCTTGACGAGGACGGCGACGGCGCGCTGAACGAGATCGACCTCGCCCGCGTCGCCCATGGCGAGACCGACTGGCCCCCCGAATACGAAGGCGATACCTATCTTCTTCAGGGAAACGCCAAGGTGCCGCTGGGGCGGCCCGAGAACGGCACCGCGCGGATGATCGGCGACCGGGTCGAGGTCACCTTCGACCTGCCCCTTGCCGAACCGCTGGCGGTGACCGACGGCGCAGTCCTGAAGCTCTACGACCCGACCTATTTCTACGCCTACTCGGTGGAAACGGTGCTCGAGCCCTCGTCCCTGCCCGCCGACTGCGACCTTTCGGTGGTGCCCTTCGAACCCGACGCCGCCGACGCAGAGGCGCAACGCCAGCTTGCCGCGCTGTCCGCCGAAGAGGTGCCCGACGATCCGCAGATCGGCGAACGCTTCGCCGATGAGGTAAGGCTGACATGCGGCTGA
- a CDS encoding PHA/PHB synthase family protein, with protein MSDETTTEETADISDLGSRQRETAERLQQLSLRLMSALSRRKAPNPGIEAPGPDLYAKTATAWWEQMMQNPARAVGHTMGFWEGSIRAWTGAMIPGPDDADAKPDKRFTAEEWDSNPWLNYLKRQYKVTSGAMRAAVEDLDTLPDKEKRRLRYFSDQIANLMAPNNFLGSNPEALRRAMETDGESLIQGLENLVTDLEANDGELLVKLVDDSAFSVGENIATAPGQVVLRTKMMELIQYTPATEQVHAVPIVIFPPWINKFYILDLKPQNSLIRWLVDQGYTVFVASWINPGPEMADAGLEDYIEHGFLEGIEAVKKITKQKKVNAVGYCIAGTTLSLTLSLLKQRGDTSVNSATLFTALTDFSDQGEFTPFLQDDFIDGIEVEVNRSGLLPARVMSRTMSFLRSNDLVYGPAIRSYMLGETPPAFDLLYWNGDSTNLPGRMTMQYLRGLCQRNEFAKGTFELMGHTLSVRDVDVPLMAVVAQTDHIAAWKDCYRGVQAMGSGAKTFVVSESGHIAGIVNPPSKKKYGHYINDDLRGDAEAWLAEASFHEGSWWPRWDAWLTERSGEMVPARKPRQSDLGPAPGSYVKVKAT; from the coding sequence ATGAGCGACGAAACGACCACCGAAGAGACCGCGGACATCAGCGATCTCGGCAGCAGGCAACGCGAAACGGCGGAGCGGCTGCAACAGTTGTCCCTGCGCCTGATGTCCGCGCTGTCGCGGCGCAAGGCGCCCAACCCGGGCATCGAGGCGCCCGGCCCCGACCTTTACGCCAAGACCGCCACCGCGTGGTGGGAACAGATGATGCAGAACCCCGCCCGCGCGGTGGGGCACACCATGGGCTTCTGGGAAGGCTCGATCCGCGCCTGGACCGGCGCGATGATCCCCGGCCCCGACGACGCAGACGCCAAGCCGGACAAGCGTTTCACCGCCGAGGAATGGGACAGCAATCCCTGGCTGAACTACCTGAAACGACAGTACAAGGTGACCTCCGGCGCCATGCGCGCGGCGGTCGAGGATCTGGACACGCTGCCCGACAAGGAAAAGCGGCGGCTGCGGTACTTCTCGGACCAGATCGCCAACCTGATGGCGCCGAACAACTTCCTCGGCTCCAACCCCGAGGCGTTGCGCCGCGCCATGGAGACCGACGGAGAAAGCCTGATTCAGGGGCTGGAGAACCTGGTAACCGATCTGGAAGCCAACGACGGCGAGCTTCTGGTCAAACTGGTGGACGACAGCGCCTTTTCGGTGGGCGAGAACATCGCTACCGCGCCCGGCCAGGTGGTGCTGCGCACCAAGATGATGGAACTGATTCAGTACACGCCCGCGACCGAACAGGTCCACGCCGTGCCGATCGTCATCTTCCCGCCGTGGATCAACAAGTTCTACATCCTCGATCTGAAGCCGCAGAACAGCCTGATCCGCTGGCTGGTCGATCAGGGCTACACGGTCTTCGTCGCCTCGTGGATCAACCCCGGCCCCGAGATGGCCGACGCCGGTCTCGAGGATTACATCGAGCACGGTTTTCTGGAGGGCATCGAAGCGGTCAAGAAGATCACCAAGCAAAAGAAGGTCAACGCGGTCGGCTACTGCATCGCGGGCACGACGCTTTCGCTGACGCTGTCGCTGCTGAAACAGCGCGGCGACACCTCGGTCAATTCGGCCACGCTTTTCACCGCGCTCACGGATTTCTCCGATCAGGGAGAGTTCACGCCCTTCCTTCAGGACGATTTCATCGACGGCATAGAAGTCGAGGTGAACCGGTCGGGCCTGCTGCCCGCGCGGGTGATGTCGCGCACCATGTCCTTCCTGCGCTCGAACGACCTTGTCTACGGACCGGCCATCCGGTCCTACATGCTCGGAGAGACGCCGCCCGCATTCGACCTGTTGTACTGGAACGGCGACAGCACCAACCTGCCGGGCCGCATGACGATGCAGTACCTGCGCGGCCTCTGCCAGCGCAACGAATTCGCCAAGGGCACCTTCGAGCTGATGGGGCATACCCTGTCGGTCCGGGATGTCGACGTGCCGCTGATGGCGGTGGTCGCCCAAACCGACCACATCGCCGCTTGGAAGGACTGTTACCGGGGTGTGCAGGCCATGGGCAGTGGCGCCAAGACCTTCGTGGTCTCGGAATCGGGCCATATCGCCGGGATCGTGAACCCGCCGTCAAAGAAGAAATACGGCCACTACATCAACGACGACCTGCGCGGCGATGCCGAGGCATGGCTGGCCGAGGCCAGCTTCCACGAGGGGTCATGGTGGCCGCGCTGGGATGCATGGCTGACCGAGCGTTCCGGCGAGATGGTACCCGCCCGCAAGCCCAGACAAAGCGATCTGGGCCCCGCGCCGGGCAGCTACGTCAAGGTCAAGGCAACCTGA
- a CDS encoding ABC transporter substrate-binding protein: MRTMKLASTALAATLALPLASQAQAQDDAGQCGEVSIAQMGWAAAEVTTNIAKFLLEQGYGCDVTLVQSDTIPAITSVAENGEPDVVTNLWLNSGGEAYTKLEEGGTIQRLTSVLEPGGVEGWWIPTSLAEEHPELKTIDGILANPELVGSRFNNCPDGWGCRVVSDNLSRALDLEGHGIEVFNHGSGETLATSMGAAVTDGEPWFGYYWGPTVPLGKYDMTKVDMGGYDEAAFAPLQNPDTPDPQVSDFPAAPILTSVTTAFAEENPEVTEFFTNMTFATDQMSGLLAWKDENNASNEEVAVYFLSTASDTWTNWVNDEARENLSALVQ; encoded by the coding sequence ATGCGTACCATGAAGCTCGCATCCACCGCACTCGCGGCCACCCTCGCACTGCCGCTCGCAAGTCAGGCGCAGGCTCAGGACGACGCAGGCCAGTGCGGTGAAGTTTCGATCGCTCAGATGGGCTGGGCCGCGGCCGAGGTGACCACGAACATCGCCAAATTCCTGCTTGAGCAGGGGTATGGCTGCGATGTCACCTTGGTGCAGTCCGACACCATCCCCGCGATCACCTCGGTCGCCGAAAACGGCGAGCCGGACGTTGTGACCAACCTGTGGCTCAACTCGGGCGGCGAAGCCTATACCAAGCTCGAAGAAGGCGGCACCATCCAGCGCCTGACATCGGTGCTCGAGCCGGGCGGTGTCGAGGGCTGGTGGATCCCCACCTCGCTCGCCGAAGAGCACCCCGAACTGAAGACCATCGACGGTATCCTCGCGAACCCCGAACTGGTCGGCAGCCGCTTCAACAACTGCCCCGATGGCTGGGGGTGCCGCGTTGTCTCCGACAACCTGTCGCGCGCGCTGGACCTTGAAGGCCATGGCATCGAGGTCTTCAACCACGGCTCAGGCGAGACGCTCGCGACGTCGATGGGCGCGGCTGTGACCGACGGTGAGCCCTGGTTCGGCTACTACTGGGGCCCGACTGTCCCGCTTGGCAAGTACGACATGACCAAGGTGGACATGGGCGGCTATGACGAGGCGGCCTTTGCTCCGCTGCAGAACCCCGATACCCCCGACCCGCAGGTCTCGGATTTCCCCGCGGCGCCGATCCTGACATCCGTCACCACCGCGTTCGCCGAAGAGAATCCCGAGGTGACCGAGTTCTTCACCAACATGACCTTCGCGACCGACCAGATGTCGGGCCTGCTGGCATGGAAGGACGAGAACAATGCCTCGAACGAGGAAGTCGCCGTCTACTTCTTGTCGACCGCGTCCGACACCTGGACCAACTGGGTCAACGACGAGGCGCGCGAAAACCTATCGGCACTCGTTCAGTAA
- the uvrB gene encoding excinuclease ABC subunit UvrB: MHNNSPEQMPVLHAPAPDVRTREKLEGGKRFRMQTEFSPAGDQPTAIAELSQGVKDGERDQVLLGATGTGKTFTMAKVIEETQRPAIILAPNKTLAAQLYGEFKGFFPDNAVEYFVSYYDYYQPEAYVPRSDTYIEKESQINEQIDRMRHSATRALLERDDVIIVASVSCIYGIGSVETYGAMTQDLHVGQEYDQRKVMADLVAQQYRRNDAGFARGSFRVRGDVLEIWPAHLEDRAWRLSFFGEELESLTEFDPLTGSKTNDFERIRVYANSHYVTPRPTMQQAMIGIKKELRQRLDILVGEGKLLEAQRLEQRTNFDLEMLEATGVCNGIENYSRYLTGRAPGEPPPTLFEFIPDSAIVFADESHVSVPQIGGMYRGDYRRKFTLAEHGFRLPSCMDNRPLKFEEWDAMRPQSVFVSATPAAWEMEQTGGVFTEQVIRPTGLLDPQVEIRPVEMQVDDLLDEVRRVTADGFRTLCTTLTKRMAEDLTEYMHEQGIKVRYMHSDIDTIERIEILRDLRLGAFDVLIGINLLREGLDIPECGLVAILDADKEGFLRSETSLIQTIGRAARNAEGRVIMYADRITGSMERALAETDRRRAKQIAYNEEHGITPETVKKNVDDILAGLYKGDTDQSRVTAKIDTGLAGGNLQAVLDGLRADMRKAAENLEFEEAARLRDEVKRLEAVDLAVSDDPLARQQAVERASDAAVKAKGRSTAGKPGQRGGNVKRRGR; the protein is encoded by the coding sequence ATGCACAACAATTCCCCCGAACAGATGCCCGTCCTGCACGCCCCCGCGCCGGATGTACGCACGCGCGAGAAGCTGGAGGGCGGCAAACGGTTCCGGATGCAGACGGAGTTCTCTCCGGCGGGCGACCAGCCGACCGCCATCGCAGAACTGTCTCAGGGGGTGAAGGACGGCGAGCGCGATCAGGTCCTCTTGGGCGCCACCGGCACGGGCAAGACCTTCACCATGGCCAAGGTGATCGAGGAAACCCAGCGCCCCGCCATCATCCTCGCGCCCAACAAGACGCTGGCCGCGCAATTGTACGGCGAATTCAAGGGCTTCTTCCCCGACAACGCGGTCGAATACTTCGTATCCTACTATGACTACTACCAGCCCGAGGCCTACGTGCCGCGCTCGGACACCTATATCGAGAAGGAAAGCCAGATCAACGAACAGATCGACCGGATGCGCCACTCGGCCACCCGGGCGCTTCTGGAACGCGACGACGTGATCATCGTGGCCTCGGTCTCCTGCATCTACGGCATCGGCTCGGTCGAGACCTACGGCGCCATGACGCAGGACCTGCACGTCGGGCAGGAATACGACCAGCGCAAGGTCATGGCCGATCTCGTCGCCCAGCAGTACCGCCGCAACGACGCGGGCTTTGCGCGCGGCTCCTTCCGGGTGCGCGGCGACGTGCTGGAAATCTGGCCCGCCCACCTCGAAGACCGCGCGTGGCGCCTGTCCTTCTTCGGGGAGGAACTGGAATCGCTGACCGAATTCGACCCGCTCACCGGCAGCAAGACCAACGATTTCGAGCGCATCCGCGTCTACGCCAACTCGCACTACGTCACGCCCCGCCCGACGATGCAGCAGGCCATGATCGGCATCAAGAAAGAGCTGCGCCAGCGGCTCGACATCCTCGTGGGCGAGGGCAAGCTGCTGGAGGCGCAGCGGCTGGAACAGCGCACCAACTTCGACCTCGAGATGCTCGAGGCCACCGGCGTCTGCAACGGGATCGAGAACTACTCGCGCTACCTGACGGGCCGCGCGCCGGGCGAACCGCCCCCCACGCTCTTCGAATTCATCCCCGACAGTGCCATTGTCTTCGCGGATGAAAGCCACGTCTCGGTGCCGCAGATCGGCGGCATGTACCGGGGCGACTACCGGCGCAAATTCACGCTGGCGGAACACGGCTTCCGTCTGCCCTCCTGCATGGACAACCGCCCGCTGAAATTCGAGGAATGGGACGCCATGCGCCCGCAATCCGTCTTCGTCTCCGCCACCCCCGCCGCGTGGGAGATGGAGCAGACCGGCGGCGTCTTCACCGAACAGGTCATCCGCCCCACCGGCCTTCTGGACCCGCAGGTCGAGATCCGGCCCGTGGAGATGCAGGTCGACGACCTTCTGGACGAGGTCCGCCGTGTGACCGCCGACGGCTTCCGCACGCTCTGCACGACCCTGACCAAGCGCATGGCCGAGGACCTGACCGAATACATGCACGAACAGGGCATCAAGGTGCGCTACATGCACTCGGACATCGACACGATCGAGCGTATCGAGATCCTGCGCGACCTGCGCCTTGGCGCCTTCGACGTGCTGATCGGCATCAACCTTCTGCGTGAGGGTCTGGACATCCCCGAATGCGGTCTGGTTGCCATTCTAGACGCCGACAAGGAAGGCTTCCTGCGGTCCGAGACCTCGCTGATCCAGACCATCGGCCGCGCCGCGCGGAATGCCGAGGGCCGCGTGATCATGTACGCCGACCGTATCACCGGCTCGATGGAGCGCGCGCTGGCCGAGACCGACCGCCGCCGCGCCAAGCAGATCGCCTACAACGAGGAACACGGCATCACGCCGGAGACGGTCAAGAAGAACGTCGATGACATTCTGGCGGGGCTCTACAAGGGCGACACCGACCAGTCACGTGTCACCGCGAAGATCGACACGGGGCTCGCCGGAGGCAACCTGCAAGCGGTACTCGACGGTCTGCGCGCCGACATGCGCAAGGCCGCCGAGAACCTCGAATTCGAAGAGGCGGCGCGCCTGCGCGATGAGGTCAAACGGCTGGAGGCGGTGGATTTGGCCGTCTCGGACGACCCTTTGGCGCGTCAGCAGGCGGTAGAGCGGGCCTCCGATGCGGCGGTCAAGGCAAAGGGCCGCTCCACCGCTGGCAAGCCGGGGCAGCGTGGCGGGAATGTAAAGCGGCGGGGACGGTAG
- a CDS encoding nickel/cobalt transporter — protein MRLILTLAGALGLVLLLTWAASGPQADALFHWAAMQQRDVQNAMAGALRAIRSGDRLALAGLCGLSAAYGFLHAFGPGHGKILLGGAALAGAVPMRKMAAIGIAASLGQSVTAIAMVTVGAGIVAAAGGGEALTEGLLANASRWIVAAIGALIALRGARHLWQVRRAAAPVAIGSGLDGLAAAPARMDRHETLAATTDMPFKARAFRHAAHAGAVSGHAASAHHDHHAAHDPACGCGHAHGPTVAEVAAVTSPREIAALILAIAIRPCTGALFLLAISFGLGIPVAGILATLAMGLGTAGFNLIAVAGGGFLGRLLRNRAPRSLGAGTAMIGAGLQLAAGTVIVILTLGLLP, from the coding sequence ATGCGGCTGATCCTGACGCTTGCCGGGGCGCTGGGGCTGGTGCTGCTTCTGACCTGGGCGGCGTCGGGGCCTCAGGCGGATGCGCTGTTTCACTGGGCCGCGATGCAGCAACGCGATGTCCAGAACGCGATGGCGGGCGCGCTGCGGGCGATCCGCTCTGGCGACAGGCTGGCGCTGGCCGGTCTGTGCGGCCTGAGCGCGGCCTACGGGTTCCTGCATGCCTTCGGGCCGGGCCACGGCAAGATCCTGCTGGGCGGCGCCGCCCTTGCCGGAGCGGTGCCGATGCGCAAGATGGCGGCCATCGGCATCGCCGCCAGCCTTGGCCAGTCGGTCACGGCGATCGCCATGGTGACGGTGGGCGCGGGCATCGTGGCGGCCGCGGGTGGTGGCGAAGCCCTTACCGAGGGCCTGCTGGCAAATGCAAGCCGCTGGATCGTGGCGGCCATCGGCGCGCTGATCGCATTGCGTGGGGCGCGGCATCTCTGGCAGGTCCGGCGCGCGGCGGCCCCCGTGGCCATCGGCTCCGGCCTTGACGGGCTTGCGGCCGCCCCCGCACGGATGGACCGGCACGAGACGCTCGCGGCGACGACAGACATGCCGTTCAAGGCACGGGCGTTCCGCCATGCGGCCCATGCAGGGGCAGTCTCGGGCCATGCCGCTAGCGCCCACCACGATCACCACGCGGCCCATGACCCGGCCTGCGGCTGCGGCCATGCCCATGGCCCCACGGTCGCAGAGGTCGCCGCCGTCACCTCGCCCCGCGAGATCGCGGCCCTGATCCTTGCCATCGCGATCCGCCCCTGCACCGGAGCCCTGTTCCTGCTTGCCATCTCTTTCGGTCTGGGCATCCCGGTTGCCGGCATCCTCGCCACGCTTGCGATGGGGTTGGGGACCGCCGGGTTCAACCTGATCGCCGTCGCCGGGGGCGGGTTTCTGGGACGCCTGCTGCGCAACCGGGCACCCCGGTCGCTTGGAGCCGGAACCGCCATGATCGGTGCAGGCCTGCAACTGGCGGCGGGCACGGTCATCGTGATCCTGACGCTGGGCCTGTTGCCTTAA
- a CDS encoding DUF1153 domain-containing protein: MSKMMDDSIKLWTAKRKTALVIEIIQGKTTVSEASRSFDLTPSEIEGWVEDAKRGMENSLRANPLDIREQYEKQLRDL; the protein is encoded by the coding sequence ATGAGTAAGATGATGGACGACAGCATCAAACTGTGGACGGCGAAGCGTAAGACGGCGCTCGTCATCGAGATCATCCAAGGTAAGACGACCGTGTCGGAGGCAAGCCGGTCCTTCGACCTGACGCCCTCCGAGATCGAGGGCTGGGTTGAGGATGCCAAGCGCGGCATGGAGAACTCGCTGCGCGCCAACCCGCTCGACATCCGCGAGCAATACGAGAAGCAGCTCCGGGACCTGTGA